From the Paenibacillus tianjinensis genome, the window CCGGATTCATCGTCCAGAGCGATTCTTCCTTTGGCGTTGACGACCCTATGCCAGGGCAGCTTGTATTTCCGGCTCATGGAATGTAGAATCCGCACGACCTGTCTGGCGGCTCTCGGGCTTCCGGCAGCACGGGCCACTCCTCCGTAGGTCATCACTTTGCCCTCGGGTATGGCTTGGATAATTGCAATAACCTTCGCAGTAAATGGTGTCATAGGTTCTCCTTTATGATGGAAAAGCTTGAATACGCATGGACTCCATTATAGCACCAATACATTTACTCAACAGACACAGTCCGTATTTTTCGAATGAAAGCCGCAGCCGCGGCTTTTTTTTGCTTTTTCGGAAGCATCCCGGAAGGTTTTCCTCAAGTGCAAAATATTGGCGAATAGGAGTGAGGATAGCAGGGGATAATCAGGACAAAAGCATGGACAGGAGTGACGGCTGTGGCAAAAACAGAAATCACGGAAAACAGCGACCGTTCTGCCCTGAAAATTGATTCTTCGCAGCCCCTGAGCCGCTCTCTGGATGATATGACGGCGCTGTTCCGGCGGATATTCAGAAATGATGGCACACTTAGAATACGAGTGATAGAGAATGCCCGGGATAAGCGTGTCCGCTGCGGCATCATCTATGTTGACGGAATGATCGACAGGGATCTGATTCAGAACGGGATTATAAAGCCGATTATGACCTATGAGTTTGCCGAAGAGGATGGAAGCAATCCGGCTGAGCTCATGGAGACGATCCGTACCCGGGTGATCAACATCAGCGACATTATCGCTTCGGAGAAGCTGGATGAACTCATTGGCGCCGTGGTAGGCGGCAAAACAATCTTTTTCCTGGACGGCTATGCCGGTGCGCTGAATATTAATGCTCAGGGCTGGGAAACCCGGGCAATTGAAGAACCATCAACCGATAAAGCGATCCGGGGGCCAAGAGAAGGCTTTAATGAGTCGCTGCTGACCAATCTGACTCTGATCCGCCGCAGGGTGCAGAACTCTGATTTGAAGTTTGTATTTACCGATATCGGTACGCGGTCGAAAACACAAACCTGCCTCTGTTATATGGAGAGCCTGGCCTCCCCGGATATTCTTAAGGAGCTTCAGGGGCGACTGGCGCGGGTGGAGATAGACCATCTGCTGGATACCGGTTATCTGGCCGAGCTAATCCGCGATGAACCGTATTCTCCTTTTGAGATGATTGGAAGTACAGAGCGGCCGGATTCGGTAGTCAGCAAAATGATGGAAGGCCGGATTGCCCTGCTGATTGAAGGCAGTCCGTTTGCCTTGACCCTGCCGTATGTATTTGTGGAGAATTTCCAGGCCAGTGAGGATTACTATATCAACTATTCCTTCGCCACGTTTAACCGTCTGCTCCGGGTAATCGGTGCCTTTATGTCGATCAGCATTCCTGCCGTTTATGTCGCGCTGGTGACGTATAGTCAGGAGATGGTACCTACACTGCTGCTGCTCAGTATAGCCACGGCACGTCTATCGGTTCCTTTTCCGACCATTGTCGAGGCGTTTCTCATGCTGACCATCTTTGAGATTCTGCGTGAAGCAGGCGCGCGGATTCCCAATTCGATCGGCCAGGCGGTCAGCATCGTTGGAGCACTAGTACTGGGCCAGGCTGCTGTTGATGCGCGGATCGTTAGCGCACCGATGGTCATCGTTGTCGGTCTGACCGGGATCACAACGCTGCTCAACCCCCGGCTCACCGGTCCTTTGATTATCGTGCGGATTCTGCTGCTGCTGGCCTCGTTTTTCTTCGGGATCTACGGGTATTTCTTCGGGCTGCTGGGACTGGTGATTCATCTGATGAGCCTGCGCTCCTTCGGTGTGTCCTATATGCTTGGCGTAGGCTCTATCCGGCCACAGGACATCAAGGATACGGCCGTCCGTGCACCGTGGTGGGACATGTATCTGCGTCCGGCGGTCATCGGTGCACGAAATATGAAGCGGAAGCAGCAGCCTAACAGACAGGTCAAACGATAATGAAGACCTTGTCCAAAATTCTGTCTGCCCTGCTGTCTGCCGTTATGCTGATCAGTCTGTCCGGCTGCTGGAACTATTCGGAGATCGATGATATGAACATTGTCGCCGGTGTGGCAATCGATAAGAATAAAAAGGAGAACAACCTGCAGCTAACCGTGGAAATGGTCGATACCCAGGAAGGGATGCAGCAGAGTCAGGCCAGCTTCAAAATGATCAGCCTCACCGGTAATACGATATTTGATATTGCCCGCAATATGATCTCTTTGACCGGCAAAAGCTGTTGTGGAGCCATGCCAAGGTCATTATCCTCAGTGAGGAGGTAGCCCGGGAGGGCCTGATTAAGGTCATTGACTGGTACAGCAGGGATACGGAGACCCGGGCGGATGTCTTTCTATTTGTATCGAGTGAAAAGAATGCCCGCGAGGTACTGAATCTGAACAACGAGACAAAAACGATCATTTCCTATGAACTGGCCCAGATGATGAATGACGAGACGTTTACCAGTACTGCGCCGGTTGTGCAAATCTGGGATTTCATCGACAAGCTGGAGTCGTCCGGGGACAGTGCGATAGCTCCGCTGATCTATGTTTATGAGAAGAACGGCCAAAAAAATGAGCGCGTAAACGGAACCGCGGTATTCGTCAGGGACCGGATGGTCGGAAAATTAAATGGAGATGAAACGAAACACGCTCTTTTTGTCAAAAACAAAATCAAAGGAGGTGTCCTGGAGGTGGAAAACTCAAAAGGTACGCCCACCTACTCTCTGGAGATTTTATCGAGCCGGACGAAGGTAAAGCCCAAATGGGTGGACGGCAGGCTAGAAATGCAGATCCATACGGTCACACATACTGGACTGGACGAGGCGATGAGTGCTGAGGGATTTGCCGGCGACGAAAGTGTTCAGGCTATTGCGAAACGGGCGAGTGAGGCCTTGGAACAAAAGATTCTCTCCGTCATCCGTAAGGTGCAGCGGGAGTATCATGCCGATATTTTTGGCTTTGGCGAAATTGTACATGAAGAGATGCCTAAAAGCTGGCGCAGGCTCAAGGAGAAATGGCCCGAAGAATTTACCACTCTTAACGTGAAGGTCCGTTCGGAAATCATCATTCAGAGCACAGCCAAGTCTTCCAGAACAATTAAGTTAGGAGATTAATACAATTGCCCATTTACATCGTGCTAATTTATGCGGTTATCGTGTTATTCGATCCCTACGGGCTGCTGAAGCAAGGGAATAAGCGGGATTTCTATGTATGCTCTGTACTATGCCTTGTTTCCTTTTCCCTGGCCTTTGCGTTATCGATGCACTGGGAGATTCCAAGTCCCTCACCGCTGATTGTTCATGTAGTTAAAATGTTATTCTAGTGTAGTCTTGAGAGGAGGGGAGCGGCCATGGGCAAAGAGATTATTCCGGCTGGACAATCGACCAGCATCGTCATCCTGTTCGTTATCGGCAGCTCCCTGTTTATGGGGGCCTCGGGGCAATCGGGCAACAGCAGTTGGATCGCTCTGATCCTTGCTATGGCACTGGCGGTTCCTCTTATGCTTATCTACGCGAGACTGCATGTCTTATTCCCGGGAAAAGATCTCTACGATATGCTGATCGCCGTATTTGGGGCTTATTTCGGCAGGGGCCTCTCATGCCTTTACATTTGGTATACCTTGCATTTAGGAGCACTGGTGCTGCGTAATTTCGGGGAATTCAGCAAAACGGTCGCTTTAACGTCCACGCCAATGATCGCACCGATGCTGATTATTGGTCTGCTCTGTGTTTGGGTGGTGAATGCGGGAATGGAGGTGCTTGGACGAAGTGCCAAATTTCTGCTGTTGTTCTCCCTGGCGGTTATTATTGTTGTCCAGCTGCTGTCTGTTCCCAAATATGAAATTCATCATTTGAAGCCGCTTTTGGACAGCGGGTGGGGAGCGGTCTTTGCAGATGCCGGGGGTACGTTTACCTTTCCGTTTGCAGAGATAGTGGTTTTTCTGGGTGCGTTCACCGTTCTTCCTAAAAAAGGTTCAGCGGCCCGGGTTCTGCTCAGCGGCGTACTCTTTGCGGGGACCATCATTACGGGGATCTCTGTGCGTAATTTGCTTGTGCTGGGCCCTGATATTGTGTCCTCCCTGTACTTTCCTTCCTATGTGGCGGTCAGCCGAATCAATGTAGGTGATTTCCTGACCCGGATTGAAGGTTCGTCGGCCATTGTATTTGTAACGGCGCTGTTCATCAAAGTGAGTCTCTGCCTGTATGTGTCCTGTAACGGGATAGCGAAAGTATTCCGGCTGAAAAGCTACCGCTCTGTGGTGCTGCAGATGGGGCTGATCATGGTCTACCTGTCTGATTTCATCTACAGGGACATTATGCAAATGCAGTATTTTGCCTATCATATCTATAAAATTTACGCCCTTCCCTTTCAGGTGTTTATTCCGTTGACGTTGTGGGTTGCTGCTGAGATTATGGCCAAAAGGTCAAGAAGCAAAGAGGCGGCAGCGCAGCAATAACTGTACGTAAGAAGAAGCACAACTTCCTGGGGCGTTACTTACAGGGAGTTTTTTGACATTTCCAACCTTTGCCGAAGATCGTTATAATGGTAAACATAGCAGATGCCTTATCAGGCTGATTACAGCCTGAACGTTGGAAAGGAGGAAGCCTAGTGAGCGTTTCCAGTATCATGATGTCCTCCCACTGGGGCAGAGAGGTCAGACATAAATATCTTGTTCAGGAATCGAAGGTGCTGGCTGTTGTCTTTCCGGGGCAGAATTATTCCGCAGAGCGCTCCCTGCTCGATTACGCCGGCAAAGTAGCGGCGGAATACGGCTGTGATCTTCTGATCCTGGAGTATGGTTATCAGATTGCACGGGCGGGATTCAAACGGGAGGAGCTGGATATTGTCGTAGAGGAATGCAAGGCGGCGCTTGCCGCAGTTCCGGAGTATGAGCAGCTGCTGTTCATCAGTAAAAGCATGGGGACGGTCATCGCTGGGCGGCTGGCGGCTGAGATGGGTGTGCAGCAGAAGACTTCACATCTGTATTTGACCCCGATCGCGGAGACTCTTCCATGGATCCAGCAGAGCCGGGGCAGTGTCATCTATGGCGGCAGCGATCCGATGTTCAGCGGACAGTATGCCTCAGAGATCAGCGGACTGCATAATATCAGGGTGTACCGGATTGATGATGCCAATCATGCATTGGAAGTGGGCAGTGTTAATGAATCACTGGCGGTACTGCTGGTGATTATTAATTTCTATCATGAGTTTTTTCGCGATGCACTCCGGAAGTAGCTAAATAATAAGAGATAACTAGGAGAGTGGATCCGATGATATTGGAAGCAGCCATGCTGCAGGTAAAGCCGGGGCTTACCGCAGAGTTTGAAGTCAGTTTTAAGGAGGCGTCTCCGCTGATCGCCTCGATGGAAGGCTATCTGGGACATGAACTCCAGCATTGTCTGGAGGATGATCACAAATATCTGCTGCTAGTAAAGTGGCGTACCCTTGAGGATCATACGGTAGGCTTCAGAGGATCAGCACAGTATCAGGAATGGAAAGCCTTGCTGCACTCCTACTACAGCCCATTCCCGGTGGTAGAGCATTTCACCAGCATCAATCTGGACTAAACGGGAGGAAGGTTATGCAGGGGAACCGAATTGGAGTTGGACGGACAGCAGAGGTATGGGAACATGGGGATGGCACCATTTTGAAGCTTTATCTGGAGGACTTTCCCGCTGCGGCTGTGGAACAGGAATTCAGGGTTAGTACATATGTCTATGCCCAGGGTATCCGGACTCCCCGGCCGCTAGAGCTGATCGAGTCAGAGGAGAGAAGCGGAATCGTATTTGAGCAGATTCATGGCCGTTCCCTGCTGAGCATGATTGGCGAGAAGCCTTGGAAATTGGCTGAATATTCTAAGAAGCTAGCCGGCCTGCATTACAATTTGCATCAGCTTGAGGGCAATCCGGAACTTGGACTGTATAAGGAGCAGCTGCGAAAACATATCATTTCCGCACCCATGCTCACGATGGAGGAGAAATCGGCAGTTCTGGAGCAGCTGGAGAAGCTGCCGGAGGGCAGCAGGCTGTGTCATGGCGACTTCCATCCCGACAATGTGCTGCTGGATAGGGAAGCATGGATTATCGACTGGATGACCGGTATTACGGGGAATCCTGCTGCAGATACGGCGCGGTCGGTGCTGATGTTAAGTATAGGGGCAATGCCTCCGGGAACTTCTCTGTTTACCAGAGTGGTCACAGGCTTTATCAGGCAGAGGCTTACAAAAGGCTATATCCGGGAGTATCTCGGCCTATCGGGGGGGAGCTATGCTGAAATCAATGCCTGGATACTTCCGGTAGCCGCAGCCCGGTTGATCGAAGGCGTTCCGGTAGCAGAGAAGGAGCAGCTTGCCAAGGAAGTGCGTAAACGCCTGAGATCTGTCCGCAAGGCCTAACCTGTTCGGGAAAGAGGTGTATCATGCCCACAACTATTGCGCTGCTGCGCGGCATTAATGTCGGTGGCCATAAAATTATTAAAATGCAGGATCTAAAGGCGATGTTTGAATCGCTCGGGTGTGGGAATGTCCGCACCTATATCCAGAGTGGTAACATAGTGTTCGAGAGCGGGGAATCCTCAGGGGAAGGGCTGGTCCCGATAATTGAAAAGCGGATCCGGGAGACCTTCGGCTTTGAGGTTCCCGTAATCCTGCGTACCATGGAAGAGCTGGAGTCAGCTATTCAAGCGAACCCTTTTCAGCTGGAGGCGCAGGAGGATTACAAGCGGCTGTATGTCTCATTTCTTGATCAGGCACCGGCTGCCGGCTCTCTGGAGAAGCTTGTTCCCTACGGGGACGGAGCTGATAAGCTGCGGGTAGTCGGTAAAGAATTGTACATATTGTATGAGGTAAGCGTCAGCCAATCTCCGCTGTTTAAGGTTTCCCTGGACAAGCTGCTTGGTGTGCAGCTCACCGCCCGTAACTGGAACACGGTGAACAAGCTGGCCGAACTTTGCCGGAAAGCGTAAGTCTTAAGGACAAGGTCACGCTGTAAGGGCGGCTCTTCGGGTATCAGAGGTTATAGCATGTAGTATAGGCCCCGCCGTGCGGGGCTTTTTTGCGCGCGGTTGTAAAGGTGGCTGTAAGGATTCGCTGAACGGCATTCTCCGGGATTCCTTAGATTTAAGCATTCAGCTAACATTCAGCTTGATTTCATTATCCGTTAAGGTAAGGGTGCCATAATACACCTAGGCAAAGGTCGACACTGGGGATAGAGCACTGCCGGATTAAAAGGATAATTGAACGATGGGAGTGGGGGACAATGAATTTCATTAAAAAGCTGGGTTCTGACGTAGTATTGCTGATCATACTGCTGCTCGCTGCATTTCTATACGGCTACGGAATCTGGAATGACCACTATGTAAATACGTACTATACAACCGCGGTGGGGAGCATGATGCAGAGCTTCCATAATTTCTTCTTTGCCTCACTGGATTCTGCCGGTTCGGTAACGGTAGATAAACCTCCGGTGACATTCTGGATTCAGACGCTAAGCGCCATGATCTTCGGTCTGCACGGCTGGAGCGTGATTCTGCCGCAGGCCCTCGGCGGCGTGGGTTCGGTGTTGATTGTATATCTGCTGGTAAAGCCCGGTTTTGGAAGAACTGCAGCACGCCTGGCCGCACTGGCGATGGCTTCCACTCCCGTAGCTGCAGCAGTCAGCCGCACGAACAATATCGATGCCATGCTGGTGTTTACACTTTTGCTGGCCGCATGGTTTTTATTCAAGGGAACTAAAAATCATAAAGTTGGCAGTCTTCTCATTGCCTTCGGGCTGATCGGGGTCGCCTTTAATGAGAAGATGCTGCAGGCATATATGGTTGTACCGGCCTTTTATCTGTTCTATATTCTGGCGGCAAAAGGGAGCTGGAAGAAGAAAACCGGTGTACTGGCAGCCTGCACTGCTGTGCTGCTGATGATTTCACTCTCCTGGGCGGTCATCGTTGACTCCATCCCGGCAAGCAAGCGGCCTTACATGGGGAGCAGCGGCACCAACTCTGTGCTTAATCTGGCATTCGGCTACAACGGGGTATCCCGGTTGACGGGTGACCGCAGCACTGGCGGCAGCGGGGGCGGAATGCCCGGATTTGGCGGCGGCAATTTCGGGAATGAAGGGCAGATGCCGGGAATGAATGGTGAAATGCCGTCATGGGGTGGCGGACAAATGCCGGGCATGAACGGAGAGATGCCTGCGATGGGCGGCAACGGGGGGCCGGCGGGCGATGACGGCGGAATGCCCGGACAAGGCGCGGGAGGCAGAGCGGACAGAGAGGGCCGGCAGTTCGGCGGTACTGATGGCGGCCAAGACCGCGGCATTATGGACGGCGGGATGAACGGCGGCGGCGG encodes:
- a CDS encoding MGMT family protein, whose translation is MTPFTAKVIAIIQAIPEGKVMTYGGVARAAGSPRAARQVVRILHSMSRKYKLPWHRVVNAKGRIALDDESGSLQKLYLLGEGVHFVDNGGIDLERFQFHPGPDPEDQLLPPLA
- a CDS encoding spore germination protein, which translates into the protein MAKTEITENSDRSALKIDSSQPLSRSLDDMTALFRRIFRNDGTLRIRVIENARDKRVRCGIIYVDGMIDRDLIQNGIIKPIMTYEFAEEDGSNPAELMETIRTRVINISDIIASEKLDELIGAVVGGKTIFFLDGYAGALNINAQGWETRAIEEPSTDKAIRGPREGFNESLLTNLTLIRRRVQNSDLKFVFTDIGTRSKTQTCLCYMESLASPDILKELQGRLARVEIDHLLDTGYLAELIRDEPYSPFEMIGSTERPDSVVSKMMEGRIALLIEGSPFALTLPYVFVENFQASEDYYINYSFATFNRLLRVIGAFMSISIPAVYVALVTYSQEMVPTLLLLSIATARLSVPFPTIVEAFLMLTIFEILREAGARIPNSIGQAVSIVGALVLGQAAVDARIVSAPMVIVVGLTGITTLLNPRLTGPLIIVRILLLLASFFFGIYGYFFGLLGLVIHLMSLRSFGVSYMLGVGSIRPQDIKDTAVRAPWWDMYLRPAVIGARNMKRKQQPNRQVKR
- a CDS encoding GerAB/ArcD/ProY family transporter, which encodes MGKEIIPAGQSTSIVILFVIGSSLFMGASGQSGNSSWIALILAMALAVPLMLIYARLHVLFPGKDLYDMLIAVFGAYFGRGLSCLYIWYTLHLGALVLRNFGEFSKTVALTSTPMIAPMLIIGLLCVWVVNAGMEVLGRSAKFLLLFSLAVIIVVQLLSVPKYEIHHLKPLLDSGWGAVFADAGGTFTFPFAEIVVFLGAFTVLPKKGSAARVLLSGVLFAGTIITGISVRNLLVLGPDIVSSLYFPSYVAVSRINVGDFLTRIEGSSAIVFVTALFIKVSLCLYVSCNGIAKVFRLKSYRSVVLQMGLIMVYLSDFIYRDIMQMQYFAYHIYKIYALPFQVFIPLTLWVAAEIMAKRSRSKEAAAQQ
- a CDS encoding BTB/POZ domain-containing protein, which translates into the protein MSVSSIMMSSHWGREVRHKYLVQESKVLAVVFPGQNYSAERSLLDYAGKVAAEYGCDLLILEYGYQIARAGFKREELDIVVEECKAALAAVPEYEQLLFISKSMGTVIAGRLAAEMGVQQKTSHLYLTPIAETLPWIQQSRGSVIYGGSDPMFSGQYASEISGLHNIRVYRIDDANHALEVGSVNESLAVLLVIINFYHEFFRDALRK
- a CDS encoding antibiotic biosynthesis monooxygenase family protein, which produces MILEAAMLQVKPGLTAEFEVSFKEASPLIASMEGYLGHELQHCLEDDHKYLLLVKWRTLEDHTVGFRGSAQYQEWKALLHSYYSPFPVVEHFTSINLD
- a CDS encoding phosphotransferase family protein, giving the protein MQGNRIGVGRTAEVWEHGDGTILKLYLEDFPAAAVEQEFRVSTYVYAQGIRTPRPLELIESEERSGIVFEQIHGRSLLSMIGEKPWKLAEYSKKLAGLHYNLHQLEGNPELGLYKEQLRKHIISAPMLTMEEKSAVLEQLEKLPEGSRLCHGDFHPDNVLLDREAWIIDWMTGITGNPAADTARSVLMLSIGAMPPGTSLFTRVVTGFIRQRLTKGYIREYLGLSGGSYAEINAWILPVAAARLIEGVPVAEKEQLAKEVRKRLRSVRKA
- a CDS encoding DUF1697 domain-containing protein; translation: MPTTIALLRGINVGGHKIIKMQDLKAMFESLGCGNVRTYIQSGNIVFESGESSGEGLVPIIEKRIRETFGFEVPVILRTMEELESAIQANPFQLEAQEDYKRLYVSFLDQAPAAGSLEKLVPYGDGADKLRVVGKELYILYEVSVSQSPLFKVSLDKLLGVQLTARNWNTVNKLAELCRKA
- a CDS encoding glycosyltransferase family 39 protein, producing MNFIKKLGSDVVLLIILLLAAFLYGYGIWNDHYVNTYYTTAVGSMMQSFHNFFFASLDSAGSVTVDKPPVTFWIQTLSAMIFGLHGWSVILPQALGGVGSVLIVYLLVKPGFGRTAARLAALAMASTPVAAAVSRTNNIDAMLVFTLLLAAWFLFKGTKNHKVGSLLIAFGLIGVAFNEKMLQAYMVVPAFYLFYILAAKGSWKKKTGVLAACTAVLLMISLSWAVIVDSIPASKRPYMGSSGTNSVLNLAFGYNGVSRLTGDRSTGGSGGGMPGFGGGNFGNEGQMPGMNGEMPSWGGGQMPGMNGEMPAMGGNGGPAGDDGGMPGQGAGGRADREGRQFGGTDGGQDRGIMDGGMNGGGGMFNTGTAGPLRLFQSALSGQASWLLPFVLFGIIGIFAGLRRKNFTMQHKEALFWLAWLVPAMGFFSIAGFFHQYYLIMMAPPVAALAGAGWSQLWNYYKERSSWLSWLLPVAVLATAAFQWYIIHPYDDTIGSGWSAGVLAAGIAAALLLILVRIIKGQEKRVFAHAAAVMGLLVLMIGPLYWAFTPITYGLNSMTPAAGPDSSESGGFGGGGRNNPTGVNENLLAYLKEHNTGEQYLFAAMDYGTAGPYIIDEGEQVVILNGFNNSDVPYTTDTLKALVESGKVKYFLVTSGGMGGGRGGGNSEITSWITENGTAVPSADWQGTETGVNGGTLYEITLN